From Tripterygium wilfordii isolate XIE 37 chromosome 16, ASM1340144v1, whole genome shotgun sequence, one genomic window encodes:
- the LOC119981118 gene encoding putative disease resistance RPP13-like protein 1 yields the protein MEIAIGVGGALLSASVQPLIERLVTSHELNIFARREKIHADLKDWEMMLAEINALLDDAEDTQMTNSVVKIWLDEFRDLIYDIEDVLDEFNTEALKRKVMEDSQGSTNKLRKFIPTRFTSFAFNIKMASRIKDITKRLQRINAWQEQTLNLRRLVNGTRSKQPKERPPTTSTTSLVDESDIYGRNDDKEAITKMLLCNGEGGNNSISVIAIVGMGGIGKTTLAKLVYNDSAMQNYFDIKIWVCVSENFDVIYLTRTILRYVAPEICDLKDLNLNSLQETLKKKLSQKKFLLILDDVWEEDYSQWDLLRAPFVSAATSSKIVVTTRKKNAAPITADVHAYCVKELPDEECLFLLAHHALAAQSFDAHLDLKDIGLELANRCNGLPLAAKVLGDLLRNKRSREEWERVLRNKLWNSRETSNSVYPILKLSYNDLPSHLKRCFVYCAIFPKDYEFDRDELVSLWMAEGFLQHPQGRKTMEDLGIEYFEDLVSRSFFQSSVSHQSRSLFLPSSRTTSRYVMHDHISDLAQTIAKEICYNYETTFEDDMSSLKYQKVRHASFSRLKDIDSQEYEIYTRMKRLRTIVGYPILRRGDFPESRDYEYKMLYKLL from the coding sequence ATGGAGATCGCTATTGGTGTTGGAGGAGCACTCCTTTCTGCTTCTGTTCAGCCACTGATTGAAAGGCTCGTAACCTCTCATGAACTGAACATCTTTGCTCGACGGGAGAAAATCCATGCTGACCTCAAGGACTGGGAGATGATGCTGGCCGAAATCAATGCTTTGCTCGATGATGCTGAAGACACCCAAATGACAAATTCTGTAGTGAAAATATGGCTTGATGAGTTTCGAGATCTGATCTATGACATCGAAGATGTGTTGGATGAGTTCAACACCGAAGCTTTGAAGCGCAAGGTGATGGAAGATTCTCAGGGAAGCACAAACAAGCTGCGAAAGTTCATCCCCACTCGTTTCACTTCTTTCGCGTTCAACATTAAGATGGCATCCAGGATAAAAGACATTACTAAAAGATTACAACGTATTAATGCATGGCAGGAGCAGACTCTAAATTTGAGAAGGCTTGTTAATGGGACGAGATCGAAGCAGCCGAAGGAAAGGCCACCGACAACTTCGACAACTTCTTTGGTAGATGAATCGGATATTTATGGCAGGAATGATGACAAGGAAGCTATTACTAAGATGCTGTTATGCAATGGAGAAGGTGGTAACAATTCCATTTCTGTGATAGCTATAGTGGGGATGGGAGGAATTGGTAAGACTACTTTAGCAAAGTTAGTCTACAATGATTCTGCTATGCAAAACTATTTTGACATCAAGATATGGGTATGtgtttctgaaaattttgatgtTATCTACTTAACGAGAACAATTCTACGGTATGTAGCTCCAGAGATCTGTGATTTAAAGGATCTTAATTTGAATTCACTTCAAGAaacattgaaaaagaaattatcTCAAAAGAAATTTTTGCTCATCCTAGATGATGTCTGGGAAGAGGATTACAGTCAATGGGATCTACTACGTGCACCTTTCGTTTCTGCAGCAACAAGTAGCAAAATAGTTGTCACCACTCGTAAGAAAAATGCTGCACCAATCACAGCTGATGTTCATGCCTACTGTGTGAAGGAGTTGCCAGATGAAGAGTGCTTGTTCTTATTGGCTCACCATGCTTTGGCGGCACAAAGCTTTGATGCACACTTAGATCTAAAGGATATTGGTCTGGAATTGGCGAATAGGTGTAACGGACTTCCGTTGGCTGCAAAAGTATTGGGAGATCTCTTGCGCAATAAACGAAGCCGTGAGGAGTGGGAACGTGTATTGAGAAACAAATTGTGGAATTCCCGAGAAACGAGCAATAGTGTCTATCCGATTCTAAAATTGAGCTACAATGATCTCCCTTCTCATTTAAAGCGATGTTTTGTTTATTGTGCAATATTCCCCAAGGATTATGAATTTGATAGAGATGAATTGGTTTCTTTATGGATGGCAGAAGGCTTCTTGCAACATCCCCAGGGAAGGAAGACAATGGAGGACTTGGGAATTGAATACTTTGAGGATTTGGTATCAAGGTCATTCTTTCAGTCGTCGGTCAGTCATCAATCAAGATCATTATTTCTGCCATCAAGTAGGACAACATCAAGATATGTGATGCATGATCATATAAGTGATCTTGCTCAAACTATTGCGAAAGAAATTTGTTATAATTATGAGACTACGTTCGAGGATGATATGTCAAGTTTAAAATATCAAAAGGTCCGTCATGCATCTTTTTCCCGTCTCAAAGATATTGACTCGCAAGAGTATGAAATCTATACTCGAATGAAGAGGTTGAGAACAATTGTGGGTTATCCAATTTTGCGAAGAGGTGACTTCCCTGAGTCGAGAGACTATGAATACAAGATGCTGTACAAGTTATTGTGA